GGGCGCCGCTGGCCCCCTCCCTGGCGGCGGAAAAAGAGGGGAAGCGCATCATTTTCGGCGATCTGCTCGAAGCGGCCCAGACCCTCTCCGAGCGCCACGGCTATCTGCTCATCGAAGGGGCCGGCGGCCTCATGGTCCCCCTCTCCGGGGCGGTGTTGCTGCTCGATCTGGTCAAGGCCCTCGGCCATCCCCTGCTGACGGTCTGCCGCCCGACCCTCGGCACCATCAACCATACCCTGCTGACCATGCATGCCGCCCGCAGCAACGACATTCCCCTGGCCGGCTACATCGTCAACAATATGCCGCAAACCCCCAGCGAAGCCGAGGCCCAGGCGCCCAACGCCCTGGTCGAGGTCGCCTCCGGCGACCTGCTCGCGGTTCTCGGGCAGGTGCCGGGAACGCCCCGGGAGCAGGCCCAAGCCCTGGCCGACCAGTTGGAACGGGTGCCGACCCTGCACTGGCTTTTTTCCGGGCTCGACGTCTGATGATGACCAAAGAAGAAATCCTCCGTCTTGACCGGCGCCACGTCTGGCATCCCTGCACACAGGAAAAGGATCACGAAGCCCTGCCGCCGATCCCCATCGCCCGGGGGGACGGCGCCTATCTCTACGATTTTGACGGCAAGGGCTATATCGACGGGGTTTCCAGTTGGTGGGTAAATCTCTTCGGCCACAACCATCCCCGGCTCAACCGTGCCCTCAGCAAACAGGCGGGCAAGGTCGCTCATCATATCTTCGCCGGGTTCACCCATGAGCCGGCCGCGACCCTTGCTGCCCGCCTCTGCGAACTGGCGCCACCGGGGCTGGAAAAGGTCTTTTTCACCGACAACGGTTCTGCCGCGGTGGAAGCCGCGCTGAAGATGAGCTTCCAGTATTGGCGGCAGACGGGACAGGGGGAGAAGACCCGGTTCGTTTCCATCACCGAGGCTTATCACGGTGAAACCCTCGGCGCCCTCTCTGTCGGTGGCTGCGGTCTTTACAAAGACATCTACCAGCCGCTCCTCCTCGACGGTTTTCAGGTTCAAGGTCCCGACTGCTTCCGCTGCCCCTACGGTTGCGAGCGCGAAAGCTGTAACGCCGAGTGCTTCGCCGCCATGGAGGAAGTGGTCGCCGAGCATCATCGGCAGATCGCCGCCGTCATCATCGAACCGCTCATCCAGTGCGCGGCGGGGATGCGCATCTATCCGCCGATTTATCTGAAAAAGCTTCGAGAACTCTGCGACCGTTGGCGGATTCATTACATCGCCGACGAAATCGCCGTCGGCTTCGGCCGCACCGGGCGCCTCTTCGCCAACGAACACGCCGGGGTGAGTCCTGATCTGCTCTGTCTTTCCAAGGGGATCACCGGCGGCTACATGCCCCTTTCCGTGGTTCTGACCCGCCAGGAAATGTACGACGCCTTTTATGACGACTACGCGACCCTCAAGGCCTTTCTTCACTCCCACAGCTATTCGGGCAATCCCCTGGCCTGCGCCCTGGCCTGCGAAGTTCTGAATATTTTTACGGAGGAAAAGATTCTGGAGAAAATGGTGCCGAAGATGGCGATTCTGGCGAGCCAAAAGCACCGCTTCGAAGCCCTCCCCCAGGTCGGCGAGTTCCGGCAACTGGGGCTGGTTGGCGCCATCGAACTGGTGCGGGACAAGGTGGGGAAAACCCCCTACCCCTGGCAGGAACGGCGCGGCTACGCCGTTTATCGTAAGGCGCTGGAAAAGGGAGCGCTCCTGCGCCCCTTAGGGAATGTCGTCTACTTCATGCCGCCCTTAACTATTGAAAAAGCGGATCTGAGCCGGCTGGTCGATATTGCTTATGAGGCGATTGTCGAGGTCACGGCCGACTAGATCGAAAGCGCCTGAAGCTCACAAGGATCAATACCGCCAGGATGCCGAGCAGATCCGCCACCAGGTCGGCCCAGTCGGCGAAGCGGCCGGTGCGGGAAAGCCCTTGCAGAACCTCCAGCCCGCCGCCGACCAGTGCTGCGTAAACCGCCGCCGTCATCCAGGCGGTATTTGACTGAATGGGAAGGCGGCGAAAGGCACGACCTGCCGCCAGGGTCAAAAAGGCATAGGCCAGGGCATGCTGAAACTTGTCCCAACCGAGAAGTTCATGGTCGATCTTCGGCGGGGCCGGGGTCAGAGACAACCAGGACAAAAGCGCCGTCAGGGTGGCGAGGGCAATCCAGGGCAAGGGGAACTCCGTAGCAGTTGCGCGGGGTTGTTGTTTATGCGGACCGGTGGTATATACAACAAAATTCGGCCGGAAGGCCAAAGGATAGCGGCGCAGTAACGATCAAATTTTTACGAAGAAGGATGGAGGGCGAGGTGAAGACTTCCCTGGCAAGACGTATCTGGGTAACTTTTTCCGCTTATATCATAGGTATTTACGCGTCATTTTTAAACCGTTTTGAGATTGTCGGCGGTGAGCATATTCCCGCCTCCGGCGGCGTTCTTCTGGCTTCGAACCATATTTCCGAATACGAAACGGTCTTCCTTCCCTGGGCGGTCATCAAGCATCATCCCCTGCAGATGCTCTGGGCGCCGGCTAAGGAAGAGCTTTTCCGCCATCCCTTCTGGAGTCGGCTCTTCCGTTCCTGGGGGGCTTTCCCGGTCAAGCGCGGGCGCGATGTGCGCGCCGGCAAGACCTTGAACGAGCTGCTGCGCACGGACAAGGTCATGCTCTTCCCCGAAGGCACCCGCCACCGGGACGGCCGACTCGGCCCCGGTAATCGCGGCGTCGGCAAGCTCATCTACGAAGTCCGGCCCCAGGTCATCCCCACCGCCCTGAGTGGGCTGAATCACTGGAAATTTCCGGGCTTCGGCCAGAAGGCGCGGGTCGTGTTCGGTCCCCCTCTCGACTTCTCCGACCTGTTCGAACTGGAGGACTGCAAGGAAACCCACGTCCTC
This genomic stretch from Desulfuromonas acetexigens harbors:
- the bioD gene encoding dethiobiotin synthase, with the protein product MSVTRTKKGLFVTGTDTGVGKTLVTAALALFLRRRGYDVGVMKPVETGVEDPSGLGADGQLLQWAADSGDEIDLICPYRLRAPLAPSLAAEKEGKRIIFGDLLEAAQTLSERHGYLLIEGAGGLMVPLSGAVLLLDLVKALGHPLLTVCRPTLGTINHTLLTMHAARSNDIPLAGYIVNNMPQTPSEAEAQAPNALVEVASGDLLAVLGQVPGTPREQAQALADQLERVPTLHWLFSGLDV
- the bioA gene encoding adenosylmethionine--8-amino-7-oxononanoate transaminase is translated as MTKEEILRLDRRHVWHPCTQEKDHEALPPIPIARGDGAYLYDFDGKGYIDGVSSWWVNLFGHNHPRLNRALSKQAGKVAHHIFAGFTHEPAATLAARLCELAPPGLEKVFFTDNGSAAVEAALKMSFQYWRQTGQGEKTRFVSITEAYHGETLGALSVGGCGLYKDIYQPLLLDGFQVQGPDCFRCPYGCERESCNAECFAAMEEVVAEHHRQIAAVIIEPLIQCAAGMRIYPPIYLKKLRELCDRWRIHYIADEIAVGFGRTGRLFANEHAGVSPDLLCLSKGITGGYMPLSVVLTRQEMYDAFYDDYATLKAFLHSHSYSGNPLACALACEVLNIFTEEKILEKMVPKMAILASQKHRFEALPQVGEFRQLGLVGAIELVRDKVGKTPYPWQERRGYAVYRKALEKGALLRPLGNVVYFMPPLTIEKADLSRLVDIAYEAIVEVTAD
- a CDS encoding VanZ family protein is translated as MPWIALATLTALLSWLSLTPAPPKIDHELLGWDKFQHALAYAFLTLAAGRAFRRLPIQSNTAWMTAAVYAALVGGGLEVLQGLSRTGRFADWADLVADLLGILAVLILVSFRRFRSSRP
- a CDS encoding lysophospholipid acyltransferase family protein; amino-acid sequence: MKTSLARRIWVTFSAYIIGIYASFLNRFEIVGGEHIPASGGVLLASNHISEYETVFLPWAVIKHHPLQMLWAPAKEELFRHPFWSRLFRSWGAFPVKRGRDVRAGKTLNELLRTDKVMLFPEGTRHRDGRLGPGNRGVGKLIYEVRPQVIPTALSGLNHWKFPGFGQKARVVFGPPLDFSDLFELEDCKETHVLIVERVMQAIGRQLES